A single Defluviitalea saccharophila DNA region contains:
- a CDS encoding response regulator transcription factor, whose protein sequence is MWKLLIADDEPRIRRGLKKSLNWEELDIEVIGEAEDGEMAFLMAKELQPDIMFVDINMPFLNGLQLIQKLNSILPNCIVIIITGYDEFSYVQQAIKFQVFDYLLKPVDSEELQKIVKKAIAKLESSKSKAKYIEWMDAQLKQNLHTVRTNLLNRWMKGKISYEEVENQFEFLKLNIHGQLGIFIIKLSDKSNIESFINQWDKKLLLFGVQNIVEELVQEYTPNVIFKDTEDRLVGIVSITSTINWVGLSNILYNALKKYLGIETIINQKTIEESLGSIPELYQQMIKDIEKVEEYNPVVLAAKRYIDTYYYKQDLTLGEVADKIQVSQAYLSKLLKRELGHSFVDYLTKVRVEKAIQFMNDPTIKIYEVAEQVGYNTQHYFSTAFKKVMGVSPIGYRGGKGF, encoded by the coding sequence ATGTGGAAGTTACTCATTGCGGATGATGAGCCCAGAATCAGAAGAGGGCTCAAGAAATCTCTAAATTGGGAGGAACTTGACATAGAGGTCATTGGAGAAGCTGAAGATGGTGAAATGGCATTTTTAATGGCTAAGGAGCTTCAGCCGGATATTATGTTTGTAGATATCAATATGCCCTTTCTTAATGGATTGCAGCTTATTCAAAAGTTAAATTCCATACTGCCGAACTGCATTGTCATCATTATTACAGGCTACGATGAATTTAGCTATGTACAGCAAGCGATCAAATTTCAAGTGTTTGATTACTTATTAAAGCCTGTTGATAGCGAAGAACTGCAAAAAATAGTTAAGAAAGCCATCGCTAAATTAGAATCTAGCAAATCAAAGGCTAAATACATCGAGTGGATGGACGCTCAGTTAAAACAAAATTTACATACCGTTAGAACAAATCTGTTGAACAGGTGGATGAAAGGGAAAATCAGTTATGAAGAAGTAGAAAATCAGTTTGAATTTTTGAAATTAAACATCCATGGACAGTTAGGCATATTTATCATCAAGCTGTCGGATAAGTCGAATATCGAAAGCTTTATCAACCAATGGGACAAAAAACTACTATTGTTTGGAGTTCAAAATATCGTGGAAGAACTTGTACAAGAATACACCCCTAATGTGATTTTCAAAGATACTGAAGACAGGCTGGTTGGCATTGTATCGATTACCAGTACCATCAATTGGGTAGGCTTAAGCAATATTTTATACAATGCCTTAAAAAAATATTTAGGCATTGAAACCATTATTAATCAAAAAACGATTGAGGAAAGTCTGGGAAGCATTCCGGAGCTGTATCAGCAAATGATAAAAGATATTGAGAAAGTAGAAGAATATAATCCGGTAGTTCTTGCTGCCAAAAGATATATTGATACCTATTACTACAAGCAGGATTTAACCCTGGGAGAAGTAGCAGATAAAATCCAAGTAAGTCAGGCCTATCTTAGTAAGCTTTTAAAAAGAGAATTAGGCCATTCTTTCGTGGATTACTTAACCAAAGTCAGAGTTGAGAAGGCCATTCAGTTTATGAATGATCCGACCATTAAGATATATGAAGTTGCAGAACAAGTAGGGTATAATACGCAGCACTATTTTAGTACTGCTTTCAAAAAAGTTATGGGAGTTTCTCCAATAGGGTATAGAGGGGGTAAAGGTTTTTGA
- a CDS encoding substrate-binding domain-containing protein: protein MKQTIKQEIIVLLFSVMLFLFMYAVFYAYSSIQDKARDDGEKYLIGVSQANLLEPWRIVMNEEIKKEAEKYKDLKLIFTDAAQSSQKQIEDIQKLQEYGIDLLIVSMNNSKELTPIVEEVYKKIPVIVLDRAVEGYGYTLFIGQDNESIGKQTGQMILDLLGEKGGEIIEIQGLKGSPPVETRSQGVMNKLRENPRIQIVDRVIADWNRDKAEDKLSNILNQYDSVDLIFAQSDAMALGAYKAAQKLGKENIKFLGVDGLSEENGGLDLVEKGILEGTFICPTGGKEAVQYAIKILNGEKFVPKKIILRNHKITSENISEYKSNKYNLQIPRTNKDRILLGFAQVGAESGWREANTRSIQSAALAEGIDLEMRFCDNKVENQIQAVKSFIEQGVDVIAFPPIIETGWEEILQEAKKKGIPIILSDRKMNIDDETLWTTYLGSDFIEEGRRAGRWLIQQTGNDKEQVNIVEIQGTIGSNPSIERKKGFEEIIREHPKFKIIKSRSGDFTFEQGKMIMKEFLEETKGNIDVVYSHNDDMALGAIEAIEEYGLNPGKDILIISIDGTKAALQALSIGKLNCVVECNPLLGPQLMHVIKDLMDGQEVPKQIMPPEDVFTSENVKRVLENREY from the coding sequence TTGAAGCAGACTATCAAACAAGAAATTATAGTGCTTTTGTTTTCCGTAATGCTTTTTCTTTTCATGTATGCTGTGTTTTACGCCTATTCCTCTATACAGGACAAAGCACGGGATGATGGCGAAAAATATTTAATTGGCGTATCTCAGGCCAATTTGCTGGAACCCTGGCGTATTGTAATGAACGAAGAAATCAAAAAAGAAGCAGAAAAGTATAAGGATTTAAAGCTGATATTTACCGATGCTGCACAAAGCAGCCAAAAACAAATTGAAGACATCCAAAAGCTGCAGGAATATGGTATAGATTTACTGATCGTATCCATGAACAATTCCAAAGAACTCACGCCCATTGTAGAAGAGGTGTATAAAAAGATACCTGTTATTGTTCTTGACAGAGCGGTAGAGGGTTATGGATATACTTTATTCATTGGTCAGGATAATGAATCCATAGGAAAACAAACGGGTCAAATGATTTTAGACTTACTGGGAGAAAAGGGAGGGGAAATCATAGAGATACAGGGACTTAAAGGTTCCCCACCGGTAGAGACCAGAAGCCAGGGCGTTATGAATAAATTAAGAGAGAATCCCAGGATTCAAATCGTAGACAGAGTCATTGCAGACTGGAATAGAGATAAGGCAGAAGATAAACTAAGCAATATTCTAAATCAATATGATTCGGTGGACTTAATCTTTGCCCAAAGCGATGCTATGGCACTGGGAGCGTATAAAGCCGCCCAAAAACTGGGCAAAGAAAATATCAAATTCCTGGGTGTGGATGGACTATCCGAAGAAAACGGAGGATTGGATTTAGTTGAAAAAGGCATATTAGAAGGGACTTTTATATGCCCCACGGGTGGAAAAGAAGCCGTACAATATGCCATAAAAATTTTAAATGGCGAAAAATTTGTACCCAAAAAGATTATTCTTAGAAATCATAAGATAACCTCAGAAAATATCAGTGAGTATAAAAGTAATAAATATAATCTCCAAATTCCCCGAACAAATAAAGATAGGATACTTCTGGGCTTTGCTCAGGTTGGAGCAGAGAGCGGCTGGAGAGAAGCCAATACAAGATCTATTCAGTCAGCGGCATTGGCTGAAGGCATTGATTTAGAAATGCGATTTTGCGACAACAAGGTGGAAAATCAAATACAGGCAGTAAAATCCTTTATTGAGCAAGGGGTAGATGTTATAGCTTTTCCCCCTATTATTGAGACAGGGTGGGAAGAAATTTTGCAAGAAGCAAAGAAAAAGGGTATACCGATTATCCTTTCAGATAGAAAAATGAATATCGATGACGAAACCCTTTGGACGACTTATCTAGGCTCTGATTTTATAGAGGAAGGCAGAAGAGCAGGAAGATGGCTGATACAACAGACAGGTAATGATAAAGAACAGGTAAATATTGTAGAAATTCAAGGCACCATAGGCTCAAATCCCTCTATAGAAAGGAAAAAAGGGTTTGAAGAAATCATAAGAGAACATCCCAAATTTAAAATCATAAAGTCCAGATCAGGGGATTTTACCTTTGAGCAGGGTAAAATGATTATGAAAGAATTTTTGGAAGAAACCAAAGGGAATATAGATGTGGTGTATTCCCATAACGATGATATGGCTTTAGGGGCTATAGAAGCTATCGAAGAATATGGACTAAACCCTGGGAAAGATATTCTGATTATATCCATTGACGGAACGAAAGCCGCTCTTCAGGCTTTAAGTATTGGGAAGCTTAATTGCGTTGTAGAGTGCAATCCTTTACTGGGACCACAGCTTATGCATGTTATAAAAGATTTAATGGATGGACAGGAAGTTCCTAAACAGATTATGCCTCCGGAAGATGTCTTTACCAGTGAAAATGTAAAAAGAGTATTGGAAAACAGAGAATACTAA